The Ignatzschineria rhizosphaerae genome contains a region encoding:
- the lon gene encoding endopeptidase La: MSQKKDNYAELPILALRDLVVFPGTKTPLLVGRPLSIGALEMATEVDNRVLLMSLKDPDDEEITMDSIYHTGVVVNIVSSKLSKGGSYQITVEAIERVQLKKVKSLVYENSDGFIYDFVMGSYELAPFEDDLSPGEEEVYYLTFEKLIKKLLENAQIKQLTPEKLLEEKKLSPLVMKLACEIPMSVEKKQAILAQDSLSAAADVLIDNLTVELNIIDLQRRIHGLVQTQISKNQREYYLNEQIKAIHKELDELSDSGLSELEELEERVRDAKMPVEAEEKALNEVKRLKSMPAMSAEGTVARTYIDWLLKMPWHKRSRLRYGLVTAKKVLDKDHSGLEKVKDHILEHLAVISHTKSKKGDILCFIGPPGVGKTSLARSIAEATGREFMRMSLGGVNDESEIRGHRRTYIGAMPGKLVQLLTKAKTKNPLILLDELDKTGSSHKGDPADALLEVLDPEQNSTFNDHYLDIDIDLSEVMFIATANSYNIPGPLRDRMDIIELSSYTELEKLEIAKNHLLSDAYKENGLSVEEIKFTDDGLLYLINHYTKEAGVRNLMREINTICRKFIKERLLAKDKTRQGEVIDAARIKHYLGATKYRHGIKEDAHEVGYVNGLAWTQVGGDLLGIEVQLVPGKGELIATGSLGDVMKESVRTALTVIRARSNYYGLPEDFYKKWDIHVHAPEGAIPKDGPSAGAAITLAILSALLGIPIRSDIAMTGEITLRGHVLIIGGLKEKLIAAERAGIRTVLIPEENQKDLEDVPANVLAALEIIPVKSFDEVVDYALTQSLTRSDDWERFSSFTMMQEDTAQIKNRAKTH, encoded by the coding sequence ATGTCTCAAAAGAAAGATAATTATGCGGAATTACCTATTCTTGCACTACGCGATTTAGTGGTTTTTCCGGGGACAAAAACTCCGCTGTTAGTGGGAAGACCTCTCTCAATTGGCGCATTAGAGATGGCGACAGAAGTAGATAATCGGGTTTTATTGATGAGCCTTAAAGATCCCGATGATGAAGAGATCACGATGGATTCTATTTATCATACGGGTGTCGTGGTTAATATTGTTTCAAGTAAATTGTCAAAAGGCGGCTCTTACCAGATTACCGTAGAGGCAATTGAACGGGTACAGCTTAAAAAAGTAAAGTCATTAGTTTATGAAAATAGTGATGGCTTTATTTATGATTTTGTCATGGGAAGTTATGAGCTAGCGCCGTTTGAAGATGATCTCTCTCCTGGGGAAGAAGAGGTTTATTATCTTACTTTTGAAAAGCTCATTAAAAAGCTATTAGAAAATGCGCAGATTAAGCAATTAACTCCGGAAAAACTCTTAGAAGAGAAAAAACTCTCACCATTAGTGATGAAGCTTGCGTGCGAGATTCCGATGAGTGTGGAGAAAAAACAAGCGATCTTGGCTCAAGATTCTTTAAGTGCTGCGGCTGATGTATTAATTGATAATTTAACGGTGGAACTCAATATTATTGATCTTCAGCGCCGTATTCATGGTTTAGTGCAGACACAGATCTCTAAAAATCAGCGTGAGTATTACTTAAATGAGCAGATTAAAGCGATTCATAAAGAGCTAGATGAGCTTAGTGATTCTGGGCTTTCTGAGCTAGAAGAGCTAGAAGAACGTGTGCGTGATGCTAAAATGCCGGTAGAAGCAGAAGAGAAAGCGCTTAATGAAGTAAAGCGTTTAAAATCAATGCCGGCAATGTCAGCAGAAGGTACTGTTGCTAGAACGTATATTGATTGGTTGCTAAAAATGCCGTGGCATAAACGTTCTCGTTTACGCTATGGGCTTGTCACCGCAAAGAAAGTTCTAGATAAGGATCATTCAGGGCTTGAGAAGGTTAAAGACCATATTTTAGAGCATTTAGCGGTAATTAGTCATACTAAGTCTAAAAAAGGAGATATTCTCTGCTTTATCGGTCCTCCGGGAGTTGGTAAGACCTCTCTTGCGCGTTCGATCGCAGAAGCAACAGGGCGTGAGTTTATGCGTATGAGTTTAGGGGGGGTGAATGACGAGTCAGAGATTCGTGGACATCGCCGTACTTATATTGGGGCAATGCCGGGGAAACTTGTGCAGCTTTTAACCAAAGCAAAAACGAAAAATCCGCTCATTTTATTAGATGAGTTAGATAAAACCGGCAGTAGTCATAAAGGGGATCCTGCGGACGCTTTATTAGAGGTCTTAGATCCTGAGCAAAATAGCACTTTTAATGATCATTACTTAGATATTGATATTGATCTGTCTGAGGTGATGTTTATTGCAACGGCCAATAGCTACAATATTCCAGGACCACTACGTGATCGTATGGATATTATTGAGCTTTCAAGTTATACCGAGCTTGAAAAACTGGAAATAGCAAAAAATCATCTCTTATCTGATGCCTATAAAGAAAATGGTTTATCAGTAGAGGAGATTAAGTTTACAGATGATGGATTGCTTTATCTTATTAATCACTATACGAAAGAAGCTGGCGTTCGTAATTTAATGCGAGAGATTAATACCATTTGCCGGAAGTTTATCAAAGAGCGATTACTTGCTAAAGACAAAACTCGTCAAGGGGAAGTGATTGATGCTGCAAGAATTAAACACTATTTAGGGGCGACAAAATATCGCCATGGTATTAAAGAAGATGCCCACGAAGTCGGTTATGTTAATGGTCTAGCATGGACGCAGGTGGGGGGAGATCTTTTAGGGATTGAAGTGCAGCTTGTTCCTGGGAAAGGCGAACTTATCGCCACCGGAAGCCTTGGTGATGTGATGAAAGAATCCGTTAGAACTGCCTTAACAGTGATCCGCGCCCGAAGTAATTATTATGGATTGCCGGAAGATTTTTATAAAAAGTGGGATATCCATGTCCATGCTCCAGAGGGGGCGATTCCTAAAGATGGTCCAAGCGCAGGTGCGGCGATTACTCTCGCGATTTTATCGGCATTATTAGGTATACCAATTCGCTCAGATATCGCTATGACCGGCGAAATCACGCTTCGTGGGCATGTATTAATCATCGGTGGATTGAAAGAAAAACTAATCGCGGCAGAAAGAGCAGGGATTCGTACGGTCTTAATTCCAGAGGAAAATCAGAAAGATTTAGAGGATGTTCCGGCGAATGTTTTAGCGGCATTGGAGATTATTCCTGTTAAATCCTTCGATGAAGTGGTAGATTATGCTTTAACACAGTCACTTACAAGATCAGATGATTGGGAACGCTTTAGTAGCTTTACGATGATGCAGGAAGATACCGCACAGATCAAAAATAGAGCGAAAACGCATTGA
- the uvrB gene encoding excinuclease ABC subunit UvrB, giving the protein MVADPTIFKLSTHYSPAGDQPTAIKALTEGLNDGLAFQTLLGVTGSGKTFTMANVIQETQRPAMILAPNKTLAAQLYGEMKEFFPDNAVEYFVSYYDYYQPEAYVPASDTFIEKDASVNDHIEQMRLSATKAILERPDTIIVATVSAIYGLGDKDHYMSMILHVSKGEFIDQRAIIKRLVELQYTRNDTVLERGTFRVRGEIIDIFPAESERDAVRIELFDDEIENLSFFDPLTGHVSRNVPRLTVYPSSHYVTPKERLLAAVEEIKVELAARLEELRAQNKLLEAQRIEQRTKFDIEMMIELGYCQGIENYSRYLSGRKPGEAPPTLFDYLPDNAIFFIDESHVAVPQVGAMYKGDRSRKETLVNYGFRLPSALDNRPLKFEEFEDLMPQTIFVSATPSTYEAEHADQIVEQVVRPTGLLDPIVEIRPVDTQVDDVFSEITARAAKNERVLITTLTKRMSEDLTEFLSDHGVKVRYLHSDIDTVERVEIIRDLRLGVFDVLVGINLLREGLDIPEVSLVAILDADKEGFLRSERSLIQTIGRAARNAEGKAILYANKITKAMRFAIDETERRRALQEAYNEAHGITPTTIIKNIQDIMHDARDNEAKNEYIKEYRGKLVIDHEAIDNEHQFKSNPKQLAKHLEQLEKAMLNHAQNLEFEDAARTRDEIERLKKEFLLS; this is encoded by the coding sequence ATGGTGGCAGATCCGACAATTTTCAAGCTTTCAACGCACTATTCTCCCGCAGGAGATCAACCCACTGCTATAAAAGCGCTCACTGAAGGGCTCAATGACGGGCTCGCTTTCCAAACACTTTTAGGAGTAACGGGATCTGGGAAAACATTCACTATGGCGAATGTTATCCAAGAAACGCAGCGCCCTGCGATGATTTTAGCGCCAAATAAAACCTTAGCAGCGCAGCTCTATGGTGAGATGAAAGAGTTCTTCCCTGATAATGCAGTGGAGTACTTTGTCTCTTACTATGATTATTATCAGCCGGAAGCTTATGTGCCGGCATCTGATACCTTTATCGAAAAAGATGCTTCCGTCAATGATCATATCGAGCAGATGCGTTTATCGGCCACCAAAGCTATTTTAGAGCGCCCTGATACCATCATTGTCGCAACCGTTTCTGCGATCTACGGCCTTGGGGATAAAGACCACTATATGAGCATGATTCTCCATGTTTCAAAGGGGGAATTTATCGACCAAAGAGCCATTATAAAACGCCTTGTCGAACTGCAATATACCCGTAATGATACCGTTCTTGAACGGGGAACTTTCAGGGTGCGTGGAGAAATTATTGATATCTTCCCGGCAGAAAGTGAGAGAGATGCTGTACGTATTGAGCTCTTTGATGATGAAATTGAGAATCTCTCCTTTTTTGATCCATTAACAGGTCATGTTTCACGCAATGTCCCAAGACTGACCGTTTATCCATCAAGCCACTATGTAACGCCCAAAGAGCGGTTACTAGCAGCTGTTGAAGAAATTAAAGTCGAACTTGCCGCAAGACTTGAAGAGCTTCGTGCCCAAAATAAACTGCTTGAAGCGCAAAGAATTGAGCAACGCACCAAATTTGATATCGAAATGATGATTGAACTTGGCTACTGCCAAGGGATTGAAAACTACTCCCGCTATCTCTCTGGTAGAAAGCCAGGAGAAGCGCCGCCAACGCTCTTTGATTATTTGCCAGATAATGCCATATTCTTCATCGATGAATCTCACGTTGCCGTGCCGCAAGTTGGGGCGATGTATAAAGGAGATCGCTCTCGTAAAGAGACTCTTGTCAATTATGGTTTTAGATTACCCTCGGCATTAGATAATAGACCGCTGAAGTTTGAAGAATTTGAAGATCTCATGCCGCAAACTATTTTTGTCTCTGCAACGCCAAGTACTTATGAAGCAGAACATGCTGATCAAATAGTCGAGCAAGTGGTTCGCCCGACAGGATTGCTCGACCCAATCGTCGAGATTCGCCCGGTTGATACGCAAGTTGATGATGTCTTTTCGGAGATTACAGCAAGAGCTGCCAAAAATGAGCGTGTCCTCATTACCACTTTAACCAAACGAATGTCAGAAGACTTAACCGAGTTCTTAAGTGATCACGGCGTTAAGGTGCGTTACCTGCATTCAGATATTGATACGGTAGAACGAGTAGAGATTATCCGTGACCTTCGCCTTGGTGTGTTTGATGTTTTAGTGGGGATTAACTTACTACGTGAAGGCTTAGATATTCCAGAAGTTTCTCTTGTTGCGATTTTAGATGCAGATAAAGAGGGATTTCTTCGCTCAGAGCGCTCTCTTATCCAAACGATCGGTAGAGCTGCCCGTAACGCTGAAGGTAAAGCGATTCTCTACGCTAATAAAATCACAAAAGCGATGCGCTTTGCGATTGATGAAACGGAAAGACGCCGAGCATTACAAGAGGCTTATAATGAAGCGCACGGTATTACACCGACAACGATTATTAAAAATATCCAAGATATTATGCATGATGCAAGAGATAATGAAGCGAAAAATGAATATATCAAAGAGTATCGTGGAAAACTTGTGATTGACCATGAAGCGATTGATAATGAGCATCAATTTAAATCAAATCCAAAGCAGCTAGCAAAACATCTAGAACAATTAGAAAAAGCAATGCTCAACCACGCACAAAACTTAGAGTTTGAAGATGCAGCAAGAACAAGAGATGAGATCGAGCGCCTTAAAAAAGAGTTCTTACTCTCTTAA
- a CDS encoding YajQ family cyclic di-GMP-binding protein → MPSFDIVMEPDMVEVRNAVDQSIKEIDTRFDFKGTGAKCELVDKTIVLHAESDFQLEQVQSVVTSKLTRRNVDIRFLDLNAKPEKVGGNLLKQTITIKFGLETEQAKKIVKTIKDEKMKVQASIQGDSVRVSGKKRDDLQEAIAILRDKVKELPLAFNNFRD, encoded by the coding sequence ATGCCTTCATTTGATATTGTCATGGAACCAGATATGGTTGAAGTTCGTAATGCGGTTGATCAATCCATTAAAGAGATTGATACACGTTTTGACTTTAAAGGAACAGGCGCTAAATGTGAGTTGGTTGATAAAACCATCGTGCTTCATGCGGAGAGTGATTTCCAATTAGAGCAAGTACAAAGTGTGGTGACTTCTAAGTTAACCCGCCGTAATGTTGATATTCGCTTCTTAGATCTTAATGCAAAGCCGGAAAAGGTTGGTGGAAACCTACTTAAGCAGACGATCACAATTAAATTTGGATTAGAAACAGAACAAGCTAAAAAAATTGTGAAAACCATTAAAGATGAGAAGATGAAAGTTCAAGCTTCTATCCAAGGTGATAGCGTTCGTGTGAGTGGTAAAAAGCGAGATGATCTGCAAGAAGCGATCGCCATTTTAAGAGATAAAGTGAAAGAGTTGCCCCTTGCTTTTAATAACTTTAGAGATTAA
- the proC gene encoding pyrroline-5-carboxylate reductase — translation MQSVTKTNSDSTIKARIGFIGGGNMARAILTSLSEQQDLFKLFVCDRNADKRQFFQDTLGVSASADYRDFMESLDIVVLAVKPQGFPSLLDELKSLIKPHQLIISVAAGVSVEAILRGIGQKSHPIIRVMPNTPSTIGLGASAIYANGEVSESQQAITQTIFSSCGVTAWLQEEQLISAAVAVSGSSPAYIYYLMEIMTKVGIEMGLDETSSKTLTQQAVLGSAKYSQLSDLSLETLKKNVMSPKGTTEQAIFSLENNHFDRIIKEAMSAAFDRDQELSKIISKEIK, via the coding sequence ATGCAATCTGTAACAAAAACCAACAGTGATTCAACCATCAAAGCGCGTATCGGTTTTATTGGTGGTGGCAATATGGCAAGAGCAATCCTCACAAGTTTAAGTGAACAACAAGACCTCTTTAAACTATTTGTCTGCGATCGTAATGCTGATAAACGCCAATTCTTTCAAGACACACTAGGTGTTAGCGCATCTGCGGATTATCGTGATTTTATGGAATCTCTGGATATTGTCGTACTTGCAGTTAAACCTCAAGGCTTTCCTTCTCTACTAGATGAGCTTAAATCGCTGATTAAACCTCATCAACTCATCATATCGGTTGCAGCTGGTGTTTCTGTTGAGGCGATTTTAAGAGGAATCGGTCAAAAGAGTCATCCCATTATTCGCGTGATGCCTAATACCCCATCAACCATTGGCCTTGGAGCTTCCGCAATCTATGCCAATGGAGAAGTCTCAGAATCACAACAAGCCATCACACAAACAATCTTTAGTAGTTGCGGGGTTACCGCTTGGTTACAAGAAGAGCAATTAATCTCTGCAGCTGTTGCCGTATCAGGCTCGAGCCCAGCTTACATCTACTATCTCATGGAGATTATGACTAAAGTGGGCATCGAGATGGGATTAGATGAAACAAGCAGCAAAACTTTAACGCAACAAGCTGTTTTAGGCTCGGCAAAATATAGCCAGCTGTCAGACCTTTCTCTTGAAACTTTAAAGAAAAATGTCATGTCGCCTAAAGGAACCACAGAGCAAGCAATCTTTAGTCTTGAAAATAATCATTTTGATCGCATTATCAAAGAAGCGATGAGCGCTGCTTTTGATCGTGACCAAGAACTTTCCAAAATCATTTCAAAAGAGATTAAATAA
- a CDS encoding YggT family protein, which yields MINNILEFIIEIAYSFAIIFVLLRFLLQLTKANFYHPIVQSIVKVTNPIILPIRKITPIIGSADWSCILAAVIITTIKYVLLMLLKVMAPISPLILAGVVLLEILRNIIYIYLFAYIIQAISSWIGSSPRQTIFLSLLEKLTNPINKRVPFKLQAGMMDFRPMVIVLALFLGLRIISYFYAKLVFFS from the coding sequence ATGATTAACAACATTCTCGAATTTATCATAGAGATTGCTTACAGCTTTGCCATTATCTTTGTTTTGCTCCGTTTTTTACTACAACTCACGAAAGCAAACTTTTATCATCCGATTGTACAATCTATCGTTAAGGTGACAAATCCGATCATTTTACCGATTCGAAAAATCACACCAATTATAGGGAGTGCCGATTGGTCTTGTATTTTAGCTGCGGTGATTATCACAACGATTAAATATGTTCTCTTAATGCTCCTAAAAGTGATGGCTCCTATTTCGCCGCTGATTCTTGCTGGCGTTGTACTCCTTGAGATTTTAAGAAACATCATCTATATCTACCTTTTTGCTTATATTATCCAAGCAATCAGTAGTTGGATCGGCTCATCCCCAAGGCAAACGATCTTCTTAAGCTTATTAGAAAAACTCACCAATCCTATCAACAAGCGAGTTCCCTTTAAGCTACAAGCTGGCATGATGGATTTTCGCCCAATGGTCATTGTGTTAGCCCTCTTTTTAGGCTTAAGAATTATTAGCTACTTTTATGCCAAGCTCGTCTTTTTCTCATAG
- the tadA gene encoding tRNA adenosine(34) deaminase TadA, producing MMTHYSQNHPDLEETSMNEEDLTIHQTFMQQALIEAQKAGAIGEVPIGAVIVQDGKIIARGHNRSIIDCDPTAHAEIVAIREACRIMKNYRLPNTILYVTLEPCTMCAGSFLHTRIDTVVYGAGDSRNGALGTNLNVNDYKAFNHKLTIIPRVLQEECSTLIKEFFKERRTKNEE from the coding sequence ATGATGACTCATTACTCTCAAAATCATCCGGATTTAGAAGAAACTTCGATGAATGAAGAAGATTTAACGATACATCAAACATTTATGCAACAAGCTTTAATAGAAGCCCAAAAAGCAGGCGCCATAGGAGAAGTCCCCATTGGCGCGGTAATTGTTCAAGATGGTAAAATTATCGCCCGAGGTCATAACCGTTCTATTATCGATTGTGATCCGACCGCACATGCCGAAATCGTTGCGATTAGGGAAGCTTGTCGTATAATGAAAAATTATCGCCTTCCTAATACAATCCTTTATGTGACATTAGAGCCTTGCACCATGTGTGCCGGAAGCTTTTTACATACAAGAATTGATACTGTGGTATATGGCGCTGGCGATTCTCGCAATGGCGCGCTAGGCACCAATTTAAATGTGAATGATTACAAAGCGTTTAATCATAAACTCACGATTATTCCCCGTGTTCTTCAAGAGGAATGTAGTACATTAATCAAAGAGTTCTTTAAAGAACGCCGGACAAAAAATGAGGAATAA
- the zapE gene encoding cell division protein ZapE produces MTTIKDAYFKLIEEKGFKVDPVQVSVAESYDKLKAKILTDEPIAATDNRSFMKKLISPFAGGPVTYSDPRGLYIYGRVGRGKTFLMDLFFNNIDVPKIREHYYHFMQDVHQKMRQYQGEEDPLKLVAKEFAKECKVLCVDEFHVIDITDAMILYRLLDALLAEGIFFITTSNREPDELYKNGLQRQQFLPAIEIIKNRLGVIVLDTDQDYRMRHIDSADVWFVGDEQAQESHFRTQFEDIAGESSEPATLDVNGHAFEMIEMHDNCAWFTFNEACKKARSSQDFIYLAGILDTVFFSGLPQLTRFLENEARRFVIMIDEFYDQGVKVIIGADVPMNKLYEPKGEKSLDFEFDRTISRLIEMQSQEYLDQPKRNSGK; encoded by the coding sequence ATGACAACTATCAAAGATGCTTATTTTAAGCTGATCGAGGAGAAAGGATTTAAGGTTGATCCTGTTCAGGTTTCAGTCGCTGAAAGCTATGACAAACTAAAAGCAAAAATCTTAACGGATGAACCGATTGCCGCAACAGATAACCGCTCTTTTATGAAAAAGCTTATCAGCCCATTTGCTGGTGGTCCTGTAACCTATAGTGATCCGCGAGGCCTTTATATCTACGGCCGGGTTGGTCGTGGAAAAACCTTCCTCATGGATCTCTTTTTCAATAATATTGATGTTCCTAAAATTCGGGAGCATTACTACCATTTTATGCAAGATGTGCATCAAAAAATGCGCCAATATCAAGGGGAAGAAGATCCTTTAAAACTTGTTGCGAAAGAGTTTGCGAAAGAGTGTAAAGTCCTTTGTGTGGATGAGTTTCACGTTATTGATATTACTGATGCGATGATTCTTTATCGTCTCTTAGATGCTCTTCTTGCCGAAGGAATCTTTTTTATCACCACTTCCAACCGTGAACCTGATGAGCTCTATAAAAATGGTTTACAAAGACAGCAATTTTTACCGGCAATTGAGATTATCAAAAACCGTCTTGGAGTAATTGTATTAGATACCGATCAAGATTACCGTATGCGCCATATTGATAGTGCCGATGTTTGGTTTGTAGGGGATGAACAAGCACAAGAGAGCCATTTTAGAACGCAATTTGAAGATATTGCCGGCGAATCGAGTGAACCTGCAACTTTAGATGTTAATGGTCATGCCTTTGAGATGATCGAAATGCATGATAACTGCGCATGGTTTACCTTTAACGAAGCTTGTAAAAAAGCGCGTTCATCTCAAGACTTTATCTACCTTGCCGGCATTTTAGATACGGTGTTCTTTAGCGGTTTACCACAACTGACTCGCTTTTTAGAAAATGAGGCGCGCCGATTTGTCATTATGATTGATGAATTTTATGACCAAGGCGTTAAAGTGATTATTGGTGCAGATGTCCCCATGAATAAACTTTATGAACCCAAAGGTGAAAAATCCCTCGATTTTGAATTTGATAGAACCATTAGCCGATTAATTGAGATGCAATCACAAGAATATTTAGATCAACCTAAACGTAATAGCGGTAAATGA